A stretch of the Oncorhynchus clarkii lewisi isolate Uvic-CL-2024 chromosome 9, UVic_Ocla_1.0, whole genome shotgun sequence genome encodes the following:
- the LOC139416893 gene encoding keratin, type I cytoskeletal 18 has product MSVKRSSVRGPGSGYGYSITHNSTAPTYRAASTYGGAGGQGTRISSVSYSGVRSGMGGMGVGMGGSGGSMSSSIQVSASGDTAHIMGNEKFAMQNLNDRLASYLEMVRNLEQANGKLELKIREAMEKRGPDVNDYSRYNAILDDLRKKVFDATTDNARMCLQIDNARLAADDFRVKFESELSIRQSVEADIVGLRKVIDDTNMGRMNLESEIEALKEELIFLKKNHDNEVMEMRNMISQSGVQVDVDAPKGQDLAAIMAEVRAKYEKEALKNQEELKAWHETRITEVQSVVSQNTEALQGAHTEINDLRRQLQTLEIELDSQKSLKGSLEGTLRDTEMRYNMEMESLNKILVGLESELTNLRSNIQQQTQEYEHLLNIKMKLEAEIATYRRLLDGGDFKLQDALEDQRTVKTKVMTVTQTLVDGKVVSSSTETKERNL; this is encoded by the exons ATGAGTGTCAAACGAAGCAGCGTCAGGGGACCTGGCAGTGGGTacggctactccatcactcacaACTCTACTGCTCCCACCTACCGGGCCGCCAGCACCTATGGTGGTGCTGGGGGTCAGGGGACCCGAATCTCTTCTGTGTCCTATTCGGGTGTGCGAAGCGGGATGGGAGGGATGGGGGTTGGGATGGGAGGCTCCGGGGGCTCCATGTCCAGCAGCATCCAGGTGAGCGCCAGCGGGGACACTGCTCACATCATGGGCAATGAGAAGTTTGCCATGCAGAACCTCAACGACCGTCTGGCATCCTACCTAGAGATGGTGAGGAACCTGGAGCAGGCCAACGGCAAACTGGAGCTGAAGATCAGGGAGGCCATGGAGAAGAGAGGCCCAGACGTCAACGACTACAGCCGCTACAACGCCATCTTGGATGACCTGAGGAAGAAG GTGTTTGATGCCACAACAGACAACGCCCGTATGTGTCTTCAGATCGACAATGCCCGCTTAGCTGCTGATGACTTCAGGGTGAA GTTTGAGTCTGAGCTGTCCATACGCCAGTCTGTGGAGGCTGACATCGTTGGCCTGAGGAAGGTCATAGATGACACCAACATGGGCCGCATGAACCTGGAGAGTGAGATCGAAGCTCTGAAGGAGGAGCTCATCTTCCTGAAGAAGAACCACGACAAC GAAGTGATGGAGATGCGTAACATGATCTCCCAGTCTGGAGTGCAGGTGGACGTGGATGCTCCTAAGGGCCAGGACCTGGCCGCCATCATGGCTGAGGTCCGGGCCAAGTACGAGAAAGAGGCCCTGAAGAACCAAGAGGAGCTCAAAGCATGGCATGAAACACGG ATCACAGAGGTGCAGTCTGTGGTGTCACAGAACACAGAGGCCCTCCAAGGCgcacacacagagatcaacgacCTCCGTAGACAGCTACAGACACTGGAGATCGAGCTGGACTCACAAAAGAGCTTG aAAGGATCTCTGGAGGGGACGTTGCGAGACACGGAGATGCGCTACAACATGGAGATGGAATCCTTGAACAAGATCCTCGTGGGTCTGGAGTCTGAGCTGACTAACCTCCGCTCCAACATCCAGCAGCAGACGCAGGAGTACGAGCACCTGCTCAACATCAAGATGAAGCTGGAGGCGGAGATCGCCACATACAGGAGACTGCTGGACGGAGGAGACTTCAA gctccaGGATGCTCTGGAGGACCAGCGGACAGTGAAGACCAAGGTGATGACCGTCACACAGACCCTGGTGGACGGGAAGGTTGTCTCCTCCAGCAcagagacaaaggagaggaaCCTGTGA
- the LOC139417388 gene encoding keratin, type I cytoskeletal 18-like codes for MESVRISTHPGFTCHRAESGSGGLHAKPWSSQSAHGGGGVHGTRISSVHTSRLGGFRGGAEHQVYTGVTADGGFTMGNEKLNMQLLNDRLATYLESVKNLEQVNDKLELQIREVLEKKGPAGADYSRYEATLEDLRKKILEMTVGNAQIAIRVEGAGLAAEDFKVKHESEIGTRQTVESDVANLRRTLDDTIVLQLHLENDIEFLTEELINLKKNHAEDVLELRTQISMAGVQVEVDASKGHDLGKIMEEMRAKYEKMALKSQEELKEWHESKITEVQVQVTENTEALKEAHTTFSESRRSIQSLQIELQSQISLNASLEGNLHDIEMRYNMELQKYNAVLLRLEAELTHIRSDIQHQTQDYHILFNIKIQLEAEIAEYRRLLDGDLKVEVAVEKKPTKAFRTKTLVVTQTLVDGKVVSEGVTEDVKSEGGIEAVQG; via the exons ATGGAGTCTGTACGTATCAGTACGCATCCTGGATTTACTTGTCATCGTGCTGAAAGTGGCAGTGGAGGCCTACACGCAAAGCCATGGAGCTCACAGAGTGCCCATGGCGGTGGCGGGGTACACGGGACCAGAATCTCCTCCGTCCACACCAGCAGGCTCGGGGGCTTCAGAGGAGGGGCAGAGCACCAGGTGTACACAGGTGTTACAGCTGATGGTGGCTTCACTATGGGTAATGAGAAGCTCAACATGCAGCTCCTGAATGACCGTCTGGCCACCTACCTGGAGTCAGTAAAGAACCTGGAGCAGGTCAACGACAAGCTGGAGCTACAGATCAGGGAGGTACTGGAGAAGAAAGGGCCTGCTGGGGCAGACTACAGCCGCTACGAAGCCACGCTGGAGGACCTGAGGAAGAAG ATATTGGAGATGACAGTGGGCAATGCACAGATTGCTATCCGAGTTGAGGGTGCCGGCCTAGCCGCAGAGGACTTCAAGGTCAA GCATGAAAGTGAGATTGGGACGCGCCAGACTGTCGAGAGTGATGTCGCAAATCTGAGGAGAACACTTGATGACACCATCGTGCTCCAGCTGCATCTGGAGAACGATATCGAGTTTCTGACAGAGGAACTGATCAACCTGAAGAAGAACCATGCAGAG GATGTGCTGGAGCTACGCACCCAGATTTCCATGGCTGGCGTGCAGGTGGAGGTGGATGCTTCTAAGGGACACGACCTGGGAAAGATcatggaggagatgagggccaAGTACGAGAAGATGGCCTTGAAGAGCCAGGAGGAGCTCAAAGAGTGGCATGAATCCAAA atcaCAGAGGTGCAGGTCCAGGTGACTGAGAATACAGAGGCCCTGAAGGAGGCACACACCACATTCAGTGAAAGCAGGAGGAGCATTCAGTCCCTGCAGATTGAGCTTCAGTCCCAGATCAGCCTG AATGCGTCTCTGGAGGGGAACCTTCATGACATTGAGATGCGCTACAACATGGAGTTGCAGAAATACAACGCCGTCCTCCTGAGGCTGGAGGCTGAGCTGACCCACATCCGCTCCGACATCCAACATCAGACACAGgactaccatatcctgttcaacaTCAAGATACAGTTGGAGGCTGAGATCGCCGAGTACAGGAGGCTGCTGGACGGAGACTTGAA AGTTGAGGTTGCTGTCGAGAAGAAACCAACTAAAGCTTTCCGAACAAAGACGCTGGTTGTCACCCAGACACTAGTGGATGGCAAAGTAGTGTCTGAAGGAGTGACTGAGGATGTCAAATCTGAAGGAGGGATTGAAGCTGTCCAAGGATAA